In Betaproteobacteria bacterium, one DNA window encodes the following:
- a CDS encoding protein translocase subunit SecF, whose protein sequence is MEFFRIKRDIPFMRHALVFNVISLITFLLAVGSLATKGLHFGVDFTGGTVMEVSYQQPADLSRIRETVAGLGFTEVAIQNFGSASDVLIRLPVREDISGAKVSESVMQALRKVEPTVELRRVEFVGPQVGKELVENGALALLFVSIGIVLYLWMRFEWKFGLAAIIANLHDVVI, encoded by the coding sequence ATGGAATTCTTCCGCATCAAGCGCGACATCCCGTTCATGCGCCACGCGCTGGTGTTCAACGTGATCTCGCTGATTACATTCCTGCTCGCCGTCGGATCGCTGGCCACCAAGGGGCTGCATTTCGGCGTCGATTTCACCGGCGGCACGGTGATGGAAGTGAGCTACCAGCAGCCGGCCGACCTGAGCCGCATCCGGGAGACGGTAGCGGGGCTGGGCTTTACCGAAGTCGCGATCCAGAACTTCGGCAGCGCCAGCGATGTCCTGATCCGCCTGCCGGTGCGCGAGGACATATCCGGGGCGAAGGTATCCGAATCGGTCATGCAGGCGTTGCGCAAGGTCGAACCCACGGTTGAACTGCGGCGGGTGGAGTTCGTCGGACCGCAGGTCGGCAAGGAGCTGGTCGAGAACGGCGCGCTGGCGCTGCTGTTCGTCTCGATCGGCATCGTGCTCTACCTGTGGATGCGCTTCGAATGGAAATTCGGCCTTGCGGCCATCATCGCCAACCTGCACGACGTCGTCATCAT